Proteins encoded in a region of the Mucilaginibacter sabulilitoris genome:
- a CDS encoding TonB-dependent receptor plug domain-containing protein, translating to MKYRKLSAGLLVTVVITLIFGFTGPGDDLLGKLVDQLYKWRAEHPQEKVYLHLDKPYYAAGDDIWFKAYVTIGSKHQLSAFSEILNVDLIDENDSVKRSVKLPLTSGLTNGDFTLPDTIAAGNYRIRAYTNWMRNAGDDYFYDKTITIVSAINNKVSTRTNFTYGSLNGKEKVNALINFTDQNGTPYVGNDVSYQVVLNGKIIFKGKGVTDDKGNLDAAFVNTTPSPAATGHIITHIKLIDKKVITRTVPIKAVSNKVDVQFFPESGSLVNGAQSKVAFKAVGADGLGTDIKGNIVDDQNKVITAFNSTHLGMGVFNLKPESGRVYKARVVYADGSEGDFNLPKAADDGYVLNIDNTTGDDLVVKILPGTSLMRSGAPTDGLILVGQSGGEIYYAGKSPDGGKTFTSAIPKSKFPTGIVQFTLFSEKGEPLNERLVFIQNPDQLKLSVSADKQQYSPREKVTISLNAKNKDGNPTIGSFSASVIDMSKVPFDETAEESIFSNVLLTSDLKGYIEKPGYYFASDNAKTRADLDVLMLTQGYRRFEWKQVINDAFPPVVYQPEKTLAISGHLKTFGGKPVPNGKVTLFTTAGGTFILDTVADAQGKFTFNNLVFRDSIKFVVQARTAKDRKNLEIELDNIAPQPVGKNKNTPDIQVSINDGLSTYLQNSKKLFNEQVKYGIGNHTIVLKEVVVKDTRVTAVQHSSNLNGPGNADQVLTYKDIENMGNQQLSNILQGRLVGVIFRGGVPYSTRGGTRPMQLVIDGVYLEGDQLDNIVASDVASIEVLRSGGNTAIYGFRGGNGLIVITTKRGDEGAVYNRYAPGVVTYSPKGYYKAREFYSPQYDDPKTNTQMQDLRSTIYWRPSIITDKDGNATLSFFNADGKGTCRIVIEGLDADGTLGRQVYKYKVE from the coding sequence ATGAAATACAGGAAATTATCTGCCGGTTTACTGGTAACTGTAGTTATAACGCTGATTTTTGGATTTACAGGTCCCGGCGATGATCTTTTAGGTAAGCTGGTAGATCAACTTTATAAATGGCGGGCAGAGCATCCGCAGGAAAAAGTTTACCTCCATCTTGACAAACCCTATTATGCCGCGGGCGATGACATCTGGTTTAAGGCTTATGTAACCATAGGTAGCAAACACCAGCTCTCGGCTTTCAGCGAAATATTAAATGTAGATCTTATTGACGAAAATGATTCGGTAAAGCGTAGTGTTAAACTCCCATTAACAAGCGGGCTCACCAATGGCGATTTCACGCTGCCAGATACCATAGCTGCCGGTAACTATCGCATACGGGCCTATACCAATTGGATGCGCAACGCCGGCGATGATTATTTTTATGATAAAACCATCACTATTGTAAGTGCTATTAATAACAAGGTTTCTACCAGAACCAATTTTACGTACGGCTCTCTGAACGGTAAGGAAAAGGTAAACGCGCTCATAAATTTTACTGACCAAAATGGCACCCCCTATGTTGGCAACGACGTAAGTTACCAGGTTGTACTCAACGGCAAAATTATATTTAAGGGCAAAGGTGTTACCGATGATAAGGGTAACCTTGATGCTGCTTTTGTTAATACAACCCCCAGCCCGGCGGCAACGGGCCATATTATTACACATATAAAACTTATTGATAAAAAAGTTATCACCCGCACAGTGCCCATCAAGGCGGTATCAAACAAGGTTGATGTACAGTTTTTCCCTGAAAGCGGCAGCCTGGTAAACGGTGCGCAATCAAAAGTTGCCTTTAAGGCCGTTGGCGCCGATGGCCTGGGCACAGATATAAAAGGAAATATTGTTGACGACCAAAACAAGGTTATTACTGCATTTAACAGTACCCATTTGGGCATGGGCGTGTTTAACTTAAAGCCCGAAAGCGGCAGAGTTTACAAGGCGCGTGTAGTTTATGCCGACGGTTCTGAAGGTGATTTTAATTTACCCAAAGCGGCTGATGATGGCTATGTGCTGAATATTGATAACACGACGGGGGATGACCTTGTGGTAAAAATATTACCAGGAACAAGCCTTATGCGGAGCGGCGCCCCTACCGACGGACTGATATTGGTTGGTCAAAGCGGGGGTGAAATTTATTATGCGGGCAAAAGCCCCGATGGCGGTAAAACATTTACATCAGCAATCCCTAAAAGTAAATTCCCTACGGGTATTGTGCAGTTTACCCTCTTTTCGGAAAAGGGCGAACCACTGAACGAGCGTTTGGTGTTTATTCAAAACCCCGATCAGCTTAAGCTTTCGGTATCCGCCGACAAGCAGCAATACAGTCCGCGCGAAAAGGTGACCATCAGCCTCAACGCTAAAAATAAGGACGGTAACCCCACCATAGGCAGTTTTTCGGCCTCGGTTATCGATATGTCAAAAGTGCCGTTTGACGAAACAGCAGAAGAAAGTATTTTCTCGAACGTGCTGCTCACTTCCGATTTGAAAGGCTACATTGAAAAGCCCGGTTATTATTTTGCCAGCGATAACGCCAAAACCCGGGCGGACCTTGATGTGCTGATGCTTACACAAGGCTATCGCCGTTTTGAGTGGAAACAGGTTATTAATGATGCTTTTCCACCGGTAGTTTACCAGCCCGAAAAAACGTTAGCCATATCAGGTCATTTAAAAACCTTTGGGGGCAAGCCCGTTCCTAATGGTAAAGTAACATTGTTTACCACCGCAGGCGGTACGTTTATTTTAGATACCGTGGCCGATGCCCAGGGTAAATTTACCTTCAATAACCTTGTTTTTAGGGACAGTATCAAATTTGTGGTGCAGGCCCGTACAGCCAAAGACCGCAAAAACCTGGAGATAGAATTGGATAACATAGCCCCGCAGCCGGTAGGTAAAAATAAAAACACGCCCGATATACAGGTAAGTATTAACGACGGCCTTTCCACCTATTTACAAAACAGCAAGAAACTATTTAATGAGCAGGTAAAATATGGCATAGGCAACCATACCATAGTATTAAAAGAGGTGGTAGTAAAAGATACCCGGGTAACGGCTGTACAGCATTCATCAAACCTGAACGGACCGGGTAACGCCGACCAGGTGCTTACTTATAAGGATATTGAAAATATGGGTAATCAGCAGTTATCCAATATACTGCAAGGACGATTGGTGGGTGTAATATTTCGGGGAGGAGTACCTTATTCCACCCGTGGCGGAACCAGGCCGATGCAATTAGTGATTGACGGGGTTTATCTGGAAGGGGATCAGTTAGATAATATAGTAGCATCTGATGTTGCCAGTATTGAAGTTTTACGCTCAGGTGGAAACACTGCCATTTATGGTTTCAGGGGAGGAAACGGATTAATAGTAATTACCACCAAGCGCGGTGATGAAGGCGCTGTTTATAACCGTTATGCGCCGGGTGTGGTTACCTACTCGCCTAAGGGATATTATAAAGCGCGTGAATTTTACTCGCCCCAGTATGACGATCCTAAAACAAATACACAAATGCAGGATCTGCGCTCAACTATATACTGGCGACCAAGTATCATAACCGATAAAGATGGCAATGCTACGCTGTCATTCTTTAATGCCGATGGAAAAGGCACCTGTCGCATAGTAATTGAAGGCCTTGATGCCGATGGCACCCTGGGCCGGCAGGTCTATAAATACAAGGTTGAGTAG
- the dcd gene encoding dCTP deaminase, producing the protein MILSDKRILEEIEKGNIIIEPFKRECLGTNSYDVHLGKHLATYRDRVLDAKVHNEIDGFEIPKEGFVLQPNTLYLGVTMEYTETHSHVPFLEGKSSTGRLGIDIHATAGKGDVGFCNTWTLEISCAQPVRIYPGMPIGQLIYFVVEGDIETMYNTKSNAKYNNPTTRPVESMMWKNKF; encoded by the coding sequence ATGATATTATCAGATAAGCGTATTCTCGAAGAAATTGAAAAAGGCAACATCATTATTGAACCTTTTAAACGCGAATGCCTGGGCACCAACTCGTACGATGTGCATTTAGGCAAACACCTGGCCACCTATCGCGATAGGGTGCTGGATGCCAAGGTTCATAATGAAATTGATGGCTTTGAGATACCCAAAGAGGGCTTTGTACTGCAGCCCAATACGCTTTACCTGGGTGTTACCATGGAATATACCGAAACACACAGCCATGTACCTTTCCTGGAAGGTAAATCGAGCACCGGCCGTTTGGGTATTGATATACATGCCACAGCCGGTAAGGGCGACGTTGGTTTCTGCAATACCTGGACGCTCGAAATTTCATGTGCCCAGCCTGTGCGTATTTACCCGGGCATGCCTATTGGTCAGCTGATTTATTTTGTGGTTGAGGGCGATATTGAAACCATGTATAATACCAAAAGCAACGCCAAATACAACAACCCAACAACACGCCCGGTTGAAAGCATGATGTGGAAGAATAAATTTTAA
- a CDS encoding alkene reductase, protein MKNISLFEPHDMGSIQLENRVVMAPMTRTRTSLGDIPNAMMAKYYGQRASAGLIIAEAADIAPHGKGYLWTPGIYSDAQVEGWQLVTNEVHQNGGRIFLQVWHVGRMSHTSMMPDGQAPWGVTDVQAVGSDVFAHDANGRLTFVPASAPRMLGTEELPGLIADFRQAFRNAAKAGFDGIELHSANGYLLEQFLNSTHNTRSDQYGGQTVENRSRFLLEVVDAAIEELGADKIGIRFSPFGRYNSTPEDPSAEETFLYLYNELNRRGIAYIHLLYQLLPVGNMQEVTKFEETHLPDEFVKKTRDIFKGTIIWCGSFTKDAAQLALTTGWVDMIAFGRPFIGNPDLVARFKNNWSLTVADRSAYYTRNGEIGFTDFPNFNPAQEIEL, encoded by the coding sequence ATGAAAAATATTTCACTATTTGAACCTCATGATATGGGTTCAATACAATTGGAAAATCGCGTTGTGATGGCCCCTATGACCAGAACACGCACATCATTAGGTGATATACCTAATGCCATGATGGCTAAATACTATGGGCAACGTGCAAGCGCCGGATTAATTATTGCCGAGGCCGCTGATATTGCCCCCCACGGTAAAGGTTATCTGTGGACACCTGGCATCTATTCGGATGCGCAAGTGGAAGGGTGGCAATTGGTAACTAATGAGGTTCATCAAAACGGAGGCAGAATTTTTTTACAGGTATGGCACGTGGGCCGTATGTCTCATACTTCCATGATGCCCGATGGGCAGGCGCCATGGGGTGTTACTGACGTACAAGCAGTAGGATCTGACGTGTTTGCACATGATGCTAATGGCAGATTAACATTTGTACCGGCAAGTGCCCCCAGGATGCTTGGAACTGAAGAGTTGCCCGGCCTGATCGCGGACTTCAGACAGGCTTTCCGTAATGCGGCAAAAGCAGGATTTGATGGTATCGAGCTTCATTCGGCTAATGGTTATCTGTTAGAGCAGTTTCTGAATTCCACACACAACACACGCAGTGATCAATACGGAGGCCAGACTGTGGAAAACCGCAGTCGTTTTTTGCTGGAGGTAGTCGATGCAGCTATTGAGGAATTAGGGGCCGATAAAATTGGGATCAGATTTTCACCATTTGGCCGTTACAACAGCACCCCTGAAGATCCTTCTGCAGAAGAAACATTTCTTTATTTATATAATGAACTGAACCGCCGCGGCATCGCCTATATCCATCTTCTTTATCAACTGCTGCCTGTTGGAAATATGCAGGAAGTTACTAAGTTTGAAGAGACGCACCTGCCAGATGAATTTGTTAAAAAGACCCGCGATATTTTTAAGGGTACCATTATCTGGTGTGGTAGTTTTACTAAAGATGCTGCACAATTAGCATTAACTACCGGTTGGGTAGATATGATCGCTTTCGGTCGGCCTTTTATAGGAAACCCGGATCTGGTAGCACGTTTCAAAAATAACTGGTCATTAACAGTGGCCGACCGTTCTGCTTATTATACCAGGAACGGAGAAATTGGCTTCACAGACTTTCCTAATTTTAATCCTGCACAGGAAATTGAATTATAA
- a CDS encoding winged helix-turn-helix transcriptional regulator: MAYNRTRRSDWVTNPDTCAIELALAAISGKWKLRIYDVLRKDETVRYCLINNKLADISEKTLTAQLREMEQDGIITRIVYPEVPPRVEYQLTALGQSLQTVFDALTNWGIASIENKKTETGSTLL; this comes from the coding sequence ATGGCTTATAACAGGACACGCAGATCTGACTGGGTAACAAATCCCGACACTTGCGCAATTGAACTTGCGTTGGCTGCAATTAGCGGCAAGTGGAAGCTGAGGATTTATGATGTATTGCGCAAAGACGAAACGGTAAGGTATTGCCTCATTAATAACAAGCTGGCAGATATTTCAGAAAAGACCCTGACTGCCCAGCTTCGCGAAATGGAACAGGATGGCATTATTACCCGGATTGTTTATCCGGAGGTTCCGCCACGCGTTGAATATCAGCTAACCGCTTTAGGCCAGTCCCTTCAAACCGTTTTTGATGCATTAACAAATTGGGGCATCGCTTCTATAGAAAATAAAAAGACTGAGACGGGTAGCACTTTGTTATAA
- a CDS encoding 4'-phosphopantetheinyl transferase family protein, with protein sequence MAIAYRQRIDDDTEFALWKIEEEADDLYKQLKLDDDEKAYVEKLSNGKRHLHWLGTRVLLRKMLLTDEYIDCKVDAHGKPYLVNLPYHISLSHSFDYAAVMISKTHKVGIDIEQVKQKVERIAGKFMRPDELAFIDPKHKIEQLYVCWCAKEAVYKCNGEKEVSFADNIFLEAFSFDAPGQLNAHLHKKEVSLHYNVGYLQYEDYMIGYVKGSI encoded by the coding sequence ATGGCAATAGCATACAGGCAGCGGATTGATGACGATACCGAATTTGCGCTCTGGAAAATTGAAGAAGAGGCTGACGACCTGTACAAACAACTAAAACTTGACGATGACGAAAAAGCTTATGTTGAAAAACTAAGCAACGGCAAGCGCCACCTGCATTGGTTGGGCACCCGCGTGCTGCTGCGTAAAATGCTGCTTACCGACGAGTATATTGACTGCAAGGTTGATGCCCATGGCAAGCCCTACCTGGTAAACCTCCCCTATCATATATCATTAAGCCACTCGTTTGATTATGCCGCCGTAATGATCAGCAAAACGCATAAGGTGGGCATTGATATTGAACAGGTAAAACAAAAGGTAGAGCGTATTGCCGGTAAGTTCATGCGCCCGGATGAACTGGCCTTTATTGACCCGAAGCATAAAATTGAACAATTGTATGTTTGCTGGTGTGCCAAGGAAGCCGTTTATAAATGCAACGGCGAAAAAGAAGTATCATTTGCCGACAATATTTTCCTGGAGGCTTTTAGTTTTGATGCTCCGGGACAACTCAACGCCCATCTTCATAAAAAGGAGGTAAGCCTGCATTACAATGTAGGCTATCTGCAGTATGAAGATTATATGATTGGCTATGTAAAGGGTTCAATATAA
- the lipB gene encoding lipoyl(octanoyl) transferase LipB has product MKNKKVFFQDWGLIDYQQAWDKQEELFSASVKTKLHNRNSELAYEAAAKTLVPADTFEPFMPDEVFNYLVFCEHPHVYTLGKSGKPEHLLLDENGLKEKGAAYYTINRGGDITYHGPGQIVSYPILDLDNFFTDIHLYLRTLEEAVILTLADYGLKAGRYPGYTGVWFDADNEHARKICAMGVRCSRWVTMHGLAFNINTDLDYFGNIVPCGIDDKAVTSMQKELGHVVNINEVKKILKHHISVLFGMEIL; this is encoded by the coding sequence ATGAAGAACAAAAAAGTATTTTTTCAGGATTGGGGTTTGATTGATTACCAGCAGGCCTGGGACAAGCAAGAAGAATTGTTTTCCGCTTCGGTAAAAACCAAGCTCCATAACCGCAACAGCGAACTGGCGTACGAGGCAGCCGCGAAAACGTTAGTACCCGCAGATACCTTTGAACCTTTTATGCCCGACGAGGTTTTTAATTACCTCGTATTTTGCGAGCACCCGCATGTATACACTTTAGGTAAAAGTGGCAAACCCGAACATTTACTGCTTGATGAAAACGGGCTGAAAGAAAAGGGCGCAGCATACTATACCATTAACCGCGGCGGCGATATTACCTATCACGGCCCGGGGCAAATTGTATCATACCCGATTCTCGACCTCGATAATTTTTTCACCGATATACACCTGTACCTGCGCACACTGGAAGAAGCCGTTATACTAACCCTGGCCGATTACGGTTTAAAGGCAGGCCGTTACCCGGGCTACACCGGTGTTTGGTTTGATGCCGATAATGAACACGCCCGAAAAATATGCGCCATGGGCGTGCGCTGCAGCCGCTGGGTAACCATGCACGGCCTGGCATTTAATATCAACACCGATTTGGATTACTTTGGAAATATTGTCCCCTGTGGTATTGATGATAAGGCAGTAACCTCCATGCAAAAAGAACTGGGGCACGTGGTTAATATAAATGAAGTTAAAAAAATCCTAAAGCATCATATTTCCGTACTTTTTGGTATGGAGATTTTATGA
- a CDS encoding SGNH/GDSL hydrolase family protein gives MTYLPPPKPIIPITDTLSYLALGDSYTIGQSVPAEVSFPNQLATQLTGHKVTAPTIIAKTGWTTDELITAIDNSDIKDKTYDIVTLLIGVNDQYGGHSQANYREKFVQVLNTAIKFAKGNAKHVFVLSIPDYGVTPFAHGDGARIGREIDEFNDINKEESTKAGVHYIDITPISKLAANNSSLIADDGLHPSSAMYQMWVDKLKPVILDELKTK, from the coding sequence ATGACGTATTTACCGCCGCCAAAGCCAATAATCCCCATAACCGATACCCTGAGCTACCTGGCCCTCGGCGATTCGTATACCATTGGCCAGTCGGTGCCTGCGGAGGTATCATTTCCTAACCAGCTTGCCACGCAGCTAACCGGGCACAAGGTAACTGCCCCCACCATCATCGCCAAAACCGGGTGGACAACCGACGAACTGATCACCGCCATTGACAACAGCGACATCAAGGACAAAACCTATGATATAGTAACCCTCCTTATTGGCGTGAACGACCAGTACGGCGGCCACAGTCAAGCCAACTATCGCGAAAAATTTGTGCAGGTTTTAAATACCGCTATCAAATTTGCAAAGGGCAATGCCAAACATGTTTTTGTACTCTCCATACCTGATTATGGTGTAACACCCTTCGCACACGGGGATGGCGCCCGCATTGGCCGCGAAATTGATGAGTTCAATGATATAAACAAGGAAGAAAGCACTAAAGCCGGCGTTCATTATATTGATATTACTCCCATATCAAAACTGGCCGCCAATAACAGTTCGCTCATTGCCGATGATGGTCTGCACCCTTCCTCAGCCATGTACCAGATGTGGGTAGACAAACTCAAGCCGGTTATTTTAGACGAGCTGAAAACGAAATAA
- a CDS encoding L-serine ammonia-lyase, producing the protein MQREQISVFDMFKIGIGPSSSHTLGPWRAAQQFAQGLEQNGLLPLVEQVKILLYGSLAKTGRGHGTDIAILLGMSGDDPVTFEVDQIVPKINTITNTHKLQLAGIQEINFSVTDDLLFLLNESLPFHPNAVTFQAFLNNGKAVSETYYSIGGGFVVKEGGSNQTKQEVDLPFPIDTAADLLHWCIKTGLKISEVVMENELAWRNEQETRTGVLNIFKAIKECIYRGCHTTGQLPGGLNVARRAFKLNSKLIGNNTYTNYDEWVIAIRETGDGFKNILDWVSCFALAVNEENASFGRVVTAPTNGAAGVIPAVLQYYIVFCEGNTEQRIIQFLFTASEIGSIFKKGATISAAMGGCQAEIGVSSAMAAAALTECMGGTQRQVLMAAEIAMEHHLGLTCDPIGGLVQIPCIERNTMGAIKAITASQLALQSNPEKAKVSLDAVVKTMWQTALDMNSKYKETSDGGLAINIPISLPEC; encoded by the coding sequence ATGCAAAGAGAACAGATTTCGGTATTTGATATGTTTAAGATTGGCATTGGGCCGTCAAGTTCGCATACCCTTGGCCCCTGGAGGGCAGCACAACAGTTTGCGCAGGGTCTTGAACAGAATGGTTTATTGCCATTGGTAGAACAGGTTAAAATACTACTATATGGCTCATTAGCCAAAACCGGGCGGGGCCATGGCACCGATATTGCCATACTATTAGGTATGAGCGGCGACGATCCGGTTACTTTTGAAGTTGACCAGATAGTTCCTAAAATTAATACGATTACCAATACTCATAAATTGCAGCTGGCAGGTATACAGGAGATTAATTTTTCCGTTACCGACGATCTGCTGTTCCTCCTTAACGAGAGTTTACCTTTTCATCCCAACGCGGTGACTTTTCAGGCGTTTTTAAATAACGGCAAGGCGGTTTCGGAGACTTATTACTCCATTGGCGGTGGCTTTGTAGTCAAGGAAGGCGGTTCAAACCAAACCAAACAGGAGGTTGATTTACCCTTCCCGATTGATACCGCCGCCGATTTGCTGCACTGGTGCATTAAAACAGGCCTTAAGATATCAGAAGTAGTGATGGAGAACGAGCTGGCCTGGCGTAACGAACAGGAAACACGTACCGGCGTTTTAAATATCTTTAAGGCCATAAAGGAGTGTATTTACCGCGGGTGCCATACCACCGGGCAGCTTCCCGGAGGCCTCAATGTAGCTCGTAGGGCTTTTAAACTTAACAGCAAACTCATTGGTAATAATACCTATACCAATTATGACGAATGGGTAATAGCCATCAGGGAAACCGGCGATGGTTTTAAAAATATACTGGATTGGGTAAGCTGTTTCGCATTGGCAGTAAATGAGGAAAATGCCTCATTTGGCCGGGTGGTTACTGCGCCTACTAACGGCGCTGCCGGGGTTATACCCGCTGTTTTACAGTATTATATCGTTTTTTGCGAAGGTAACACCGAGCAAAGGATCATTCAGTTTTTGTTTACGGCTTCGGAGATTGGGAGTATATTTAAGAAAGGAGCTACCATATCGGCGGCTATGGGAGGTTGCCAGGCCGAGATCGGGGTATCATCCGCGATGGCTGCGGCGGCTTTAACCGAGTGTATGGGCGGTACCCAGCGGCAGGTACTCATGGCCGCCGAAATAGCCATGGAACATCACCTGGGCCTCACCTGTGACCCGATTGGAGGGCTTGTACAGATCCCTTGTATAGAGCGCAATACCATGGGTGCTATTAAGGCTATTACCGCCTCGCAGCTGGCTTTGCAGAGCAACCCCGAAAAGGCCAAGGTGAGTTTGGATGCCGTGGTAAAAACCATGTGGCAAACCGCCCTTGACATGAACTCCAAATACAAGGAAACATCAGACGGGGGATTGGCTATTAACATCCCGATCAGCCTGCCGGAGTGTTGA
- a CDS encoding DUF5684 domain-containing protein: protein MENYDPSSASAGAFAAIMAACLIPALIVGIISLIGMWKVYEKAGKPGWACIIPIYSHIVLLEIIGKPIWWIFLFLVPCVNIVVAVWTLNLLSKSFGQSEGFTVGLLLLPFVFFPVLGFGNYQYLGPSAKEAAGYKPFNPNDYKDPFNNQPPQA from the coding sequence ATGGAAAACTATGATCCATCTTCGGCTTCAGCCGGTGCTTTCGCTGCTATTATGGCTGCATGTCTAATTCCTGCTTTAATTGTCGGGATTATTTCTTTAATCGGGATGTGGAAGGTATACGAAAAAGCCGGCAAACCAGGCTGGGCATGCATCATCCCTATTTATAGCCACATTGTATTACTTGAAATTATTGGCAAGCCAATATGGTGGATATTTTTATTCCTGGTGCCATGCGTAAACATCGTTGTTGCCGTGTGGACACTCAATTTATTAAGTAAAAGCTTTGGCCAAAGTGAAGGTTTTACCGTGGGCCTCTTATTACTCCCATTTGTATTCTTCCCTGTATTAGGCTTCGGGAATTATCAATATTTAGGCCCTTCAGCTAAAGAAGCAGCAGGGTATAAACCATTTAACCCAAACGATTATAAAGATCCCTTTAATAACCAGCCTCCACAGGCCTAA
- a CDS encoding DUF2752 domain-containing protein yields MLLNYNTLQIFCSQLGFIHWLQSHLLPCPFKYLTGIDCPGCGFQRSIVALLQGDMQKSFTLYPPAIPLLLFFAYGIADKYLKLDTPKFAVKKTFFIITGSIVLISYIIKMYGLYEHYRLSA; encoded by the coding sequence ATGTTGCTAAATTATAACACACTACAAATATTTTGCAGCCAGCTGGGCTTTATCCACTGGCTGCAAAGTCATTTGCTCCCCTGTCCTTTTAAGTACCTTACCGGAATTGACTGCCCCGGTTGTGGTTTTCAGCGTTCCATAGTAGCCCTTTTACAGGGCGACATGCAAAAAAGCTTCACTTTATATCCACCTGCCATCCCGCTGCTTCTATTTTTTGCCTATGGCATCGCCGATAAATATTTAAAGCTGGATACGCCGAAATTCGCGGTTAAAAAAACCTTCTTTATTATCACTGGCAGTATTGTACTGATTAGCTACATCATTAAAATGTATGGGCTGTATGAACATTACAGGCTCTCCGCCTGA
- a CDS encoding RDD family protein encodes MQTIKVHTTQNIDIDYEIAGLGERIVAKLLDYLVFVPLWIIGFVLAANRVGDVGVSAYFIIVAVIFVFYDLICEQFLNGQSIGKRISKIKVISLNGNRPTFGQYLLRWLLRLIDFGITGGLAALVSAIVTENGQRIGDIAAGTAMIRTQPRTKMDNLVFRPSDDSYIPVFKEVNQLNDQDVALIAEVIQNYTRTGNNMLVFNMAQRTKEHLGIASPRDMNDMVFLQTIVKDYSHISAQAESL; translated from the coding sequence ATGCAAACAATAAAGGTACATACTACCCAAAATATTGATATTGACTACGAAATAGCAGGGCTTGGCGAACGCATAGTAGCAAAATTGCTTGATTACCTGGTTTTTGTACCGCTGTGGATCATTGGATTTGTTTTAGCGGCTAACCGGGTTGGTGATGTTGGTGTTAGCGCGTATTTTATTATCGTAGCTGTGATCTTTGTGTTTTATGACCTGATATGCGAGCAGTTTTTAAATGGGCAGAGTATCGGTAAACGCATTTCCAAAATAAAAGTGATCAGCCTGAATGGTAACCGGCCGACATTTGGTCAATACCTGTTGCGCTGGTTGTTACGGTTAATTGATTTTGGCATAACAGGTGGGTTGGCCGCACTTGTATCAGCCATTGTTACCGAAAACGGGCAGCGTATTGGTGATATAGCTGCCGGAACAGCCATGATCAGGACCCAACCCCGTACAAAGATGGATAACCTGGTATTCAGACCGTCAGATGATAGCTATATACCTGTTTTTAAAGAGGTAAACCAGTTAAATGACCAGGATGTTGCTCTTATTGCCGAGGTTATACAAAATTATACAAGAACAGGTAATAATATGCTTGTGTTTAACATGGCACAGCGTACCAAAGAGCACCTCGGTATAGCGTCTCCAAGGGATATGAACGACATGGTTTTTTTGCAAACCATAGTGAAAGATTATAGCCACATAAGTGCTCAGGCGGAGAGCCTGTAA